From a single Flavobacteriales bacterium genomic region:
- a CDS encoding type II toxin-antitoxin system RelE/ParE family toxin produces the protein MSFEVIATEPFERKLKKLAKKYKTIRNDLSLLINSLSKHPIQGTPLGKDCYKIRFAIASKGKGKSGGARLISYVRIVNQTVYLLDIYDKSDQSTITDKELKLLLEILLKK, from the coding sequence ATGAGCTTTGAAGTAATCGCCACCGAACCTTTCGAACGCAAGCTCAAAAAGCTGGCAAAGAAATACAAGACGATCAGAAATGATCTCTCACTGCTGATCAACTCCCTCTCGAAACATCCCATTCAGGGAACCCCTCTGGGTAAAGATTGCTATAAGATTCGGTTTGCTATTGCCTCAAAGGGCAAGGGAAAATCAGGGGGCGCACGGCTCATTTCCTATGTCAGGATTGTGAACCAAACCGTGTATCTTCTTGATATCTACGACAAATCTGATCAAAGTACAATCACTGACAAAGAGCTTAAGCTTCTTCTTGAAATTTTGCTCAAAAAGTAA
- a CDS encoding DDE-type integrase/transposase/recombinase: protein MHAFTDRFQRRPIHTCTKFLVHQGILPAQYLAQLSRSQVSRYRNLDFDRYFGNDLFRFSDQVMTITRQAAQNDFDRKMMQAYLRLALTFRSIFVHARHFHHTLHMHREKVVEAVQRVGDTISVDDCARLLGVATSTLRNWITQVRVRCSDSLINLCRKVHPNQLLGSEVEVMKELLSDNRLRFWPSVSVYYHALRTQSVSMAKSTWYKYAAMLNIRRLKPKRSHKYGQGIRASKPNQYWHADVTYFKSGDGLKHYIYTVVDNFSRFPLCVHLSTQLSGAIRSMTFRMALQKAMEYHPNLQTINLVVDGGPENINTNVEVFIKEVVHIPIHRIRALKDVAFSNSMAEAFNKTLKCYYLNHQAHPDTQQLDLNLKLNVEDFAMARPHSAIKGLTPLEAYTCTGPDLTLFHAHKLAARQRRVDMNSKYGCGKCSFSE, encoded by the coding sequence ATGCATGCTTTTACCGATCGGTTCCAACGCCGCCCCATCCACACTTGCACCAAGTTCCTGGTCCATCAAGGCATACTCCCTGCGCAATATCTTGCCCAACTCAGCCGCAGCCAGGTGTCCCGGTATCGTAACCTGGATTTTGACCGATACTTCGGAAACGATCTGTTCCGCTTCTCCGATCAGGTGATGACCATCACCCGACAGGCTGCACAAAATGATTTCGATCGCAAGATGATGCAGGCCTATCTGCGTCTGGCACTCACCTTCAGAAGTATTTTTGTGCATGCCAGGCACTTTCATCATACACTGCACATGCATCGAGAAAAGGTCGTGGAGGCTGTGCAACGGGTTGGAGATACGATTTCAGTGGATGATTGTGCGCGGTTGCTCGGTGTCGCCACTTCTACTTTGCGCAACTGGATCACGCAGGTAAGGGTGCGGTGTTCGGATTCCCTGATCAACCTTTGCCGCAAGGTGCATCCCAACCAGTTGCTTGGAAGTGAAGTGGAAGTGATGAAGGAGTTGTTAAGCGACAATCGCTTGCGGTTCTGGCCTTCGGTCTCGGTTTACTACCATGCGCTGAGAACCCAGTCTGTTTCAATGGCTAAAAGCACATGGTATAAGTATGCGGCCATGTTGAACATCCGCCGGTTGAAACCCAAACGATCCCACAAGTATGGTCAGGGCATCCGCGCATCCAAACCCAACCAATACTGGCATGCCGATGTGACCTATTTCAAATCCGGGGATGGACTGAAACATTACATCTATACCGTGGTGGACAATTTCTCCCGGTTCCCATTGTGTGTTCACCTCAGCACTCAACTCTCAGGAGCCATCCGCAGCATGACTTTTCGTATGGCTTTGCAAAAGGCCATGGAATATCATCCCAATCTTCAAACCATCAACCTGGTCGTCGATGGCGGTCCCGAAAACATCAACACCAATGTGGAGGTATTCATCAAAGAGGTGGTGCACATTCCTATTCATCGCATACGGGCACTAAAAGATGTGGCCTTCTCCAATTCCATGGCCGAGGCTTTCAACAAAACACTCAAGTGTTACTATCTCAATCACCAGGCTCATCCTGATACCCAACAGCTGGATCTTAACCTGAAACTCAACGTGGAGGATTTTGCCATGGCGCGGCCGCACAGCGCAATAAAAGGACTCACACCGCTGGAAGCTTATACCTGCACCGGACCCGACCTCACGCTTTTCCACGCACACAAACTGGCTGC